The Nitrospirota bacterium genome includes a window with the following:
- a CDS encoding DUF3047 domain-containing protein, which produces MNRGVMIQRYLAVWLVLCGSFMMQGAVSAQNQSLVLEDFQAKETDGFPSNWDHENQRSHSKGRDAYKIQTENGVSFLAAKDAGQRIKKKKIDWDPKAFPVLTWRWRLNKAAAGTEPIAAIYASLDTDLMFIPVFTKYIWSATKPEGVLSEGGMFSGAEIVVQSGTKDVGQWIEERVNVYEDFKRIHKHEPAAKAWGISIIAGPGVEIDFGSLVASAGH; this is translated from the coding sequence ATGAATCGAGGGGTGATGATCCAGAGATATCTCGCAGTCTGGCTGGTGCTCTGTGGAAGTTTCATGATGCAGGGCGCGGTCTCGGCGCAAAACCAATCCTTGGTCTTGGAGGATTTCCAGGCGAAAGAAACGGACGGGTTCCCCTCGAATTGGGACCATGAGAATCAACGAAGCCATTCCAAGGGGCGTGATGCCTATAAGATTCAGACTGAAAACGGCGTGAGTTTTCTGGCGGCGAAGGATGCGGGGCAGCGGATCAAGAAAAAGAAGATCGATTGGGACCCGAAGGCCTTTCCTGTCCTCACCTGGCGCTGGCGGTTGAATAAGGCCGCGGCGGGAACGGAGCCGATCGCGGCGATCTATGCCTCGCTGGATACGGATTTGATGTTCATCCCCGTCTTCACGAAGTATATCTGGAGCGCCACCAAGCCTGAGGGGGTACTGAGCGAGGGGGGCATGTTTAGCGGCGCGGAGATCGTAGTCCAGAGCGGCACCAAGGATGTCGGGCAATGGATTGAAGAGCGGGTCAACGTCTATGAAGACTTCAAGCGGATTCACAAGCATGAGCCGGCTGCCAAGGCTTGGGGTATTTCGATTATTGCCGGGCCTGGCGTCGAAATCGATTTCGGTTCGCTGGTGGCTAGCGCAGGGCACTAG
- a CDS encoding PCP reductase family protein, producing the protein MHTEGIEERSYDDGTPQWFIRTECRGCGLKVGIDVPAGQTGELVDRMMWTDDALHRLDRIPPYLAPLFRAEVEQDVRTRGERVIAYDTLLRPRTGERIEWEPEAERRLERVPAPVRAMARIELERTVADRGETRITVALMEEVKARYFGMAAQKT; encoded by the coding sequence ATGCATACAGAGGGGATTGAAGAACGGTCCTATGATGATGGGACGCCCCAGTGGTTCATTCGAACGGAATGTCGCGGCTGCGGCTTGAAGGTCGGCATCGATGTCCCTGCCGGTCAGACCGGCGAGCTCGTCGATCGGATGATGTGGACCGATGACGCGCTGCACCGGCTGGATCGTATACCTCCGTACCTTGCGCCGTTATTCCGTGCGGAGGTGGAGCAGGATGTGCGCACCAGAGGTGAGCGTGTGATTGCCTATGACACGTTGCTTCGACCAAGGACTGGCGAACGTATCGAGTGGGAGCCTGAAGCAGAGCGTCGCTTGGAGCGGGTGCCGGCGCCGGTCCGTGCCATGGCCCGCATTGAGCTGGAGCGGACCGTGGCAGATCGCGGCGAGACACGCATCACCGTCGCCTTGATGGAAGAAGTGAAGGCGCGTTATTTCGGAATGGCCGCACAAAAGACGTAA
- a CDS encoding SUMF1/EgtB/PvdO family nonheme iron enzyme: MVQIPEGPFIMGSKDGDPDEAPERQVFLKAFYLDKKEVSQEEYARFAKMTKRPLPKIEVFEDDQSKLLKPEFAAMSVTWDEAGAYCKWAGKRLPTEAEWEKAGRGEGKRRYAWGDTFISGRANANVDGSEDGYRYLAPPGSFESGRSPYGIYDMTGNVAEWVADSYDEHYYQKAPYRDPKGAEAAEDLKVVRGGSWRETEHNARLSKRFAAKHWRADITIGFRCASDMEVGDSPAAP; encoded by the coding sequence ATGGTGCAGATCCCTGAAGGGCCCTTCATCATGGGCAGCAAGGATGGGGACCCGGACGAAGCGCCGGAGCGGCAAGTGTTTCTCAAGGCCTTCTACCTCGACAAGAAAGAGGTCTCGCAAGAGGAATATGCCCGGTTTGCCAAAATGACGAAGCGGCCGCTGCCCAAGATCGAAGTGTTTGAAGACGATCAATCCAAGCTGCTAAAGCCGGAGTTTGCGGCGATGAGCGTCACCTGGGACGAGGCGGGGGCCTATTGCAAGTGGGCGGGCAAGCGCCTTCCCACGGAAGCAGAATGGGAAAAGGCCGGCCGCGGCGAGGGGAAGAGGAGGTATGCCTGGGGCGATACCTTTATCAGCGGCCGCGCCAATGCCAATGTGGACGGAAGTGAAGATGGGTATCGGTATCTCGCGCCTCCCGGATCGTTCGAGTCCGGGCGAAGTCCCTATGGCATCTATGACATGACCGGGAATGTCGCGGAATGGGTTGCGGATTCGTATGACGAGCACTACTACCAGAAAGCGCCCTACCGTGATCCGAAGGGGGCTGAGGCTGCAGAGGATTTGAAGGTCGTGCGGGGAGGGTCCTGGCGGGAGACCGAGCATAATGCGCGGCTCTCCAAGCGATTCGCCGCGAAACATTGGCGGGCGGACATTACGATCGGGTTCCGTTGTGCCAGCGATATGGAGGTTGGAGACAGCCCCGCGGCGCCATAA